In Sardina pilchardus chromosome 10, fSarPil1.1, whole genome shotgun sequence, one genomic interval encodes:
- the fezf1 gene encoding fez family zinc finger protein 1, with protein sequence MNSALYHSAGLFGSPSASGSLTAGGNMIATAKPLAFSIERIMARTPEPKSMQLPNVFHAPGGKADPKQTLSVNPSSLHCMIPFVPLAYEPAHKLHINGLDVNHFDASSCNSNDLVSIGLNYKNEHSDATQTVGQYKLFRPRVVNQASFHAMGAICYLNCGESSCPPPTGIVNIHPMASYFFNSPLQGRQKACLSEKTKTSHGADRYQSGMSFKDLSQTQLHQYMKESAQILTEKLFKTSSKLNGAPQSKPKVFTCEVCGKVFNAHYNLTRHMPVHTGARPFVCKVCGKGFRQASTLCRHKIIHTQEKPHKCNQCGKAFNRSSTLNTHARIHAGYKPFVCEFCGKGFHQKGNYKNHKLTHSGEKQFKCNICNKAFHQVYNLTFHMHTHNDKKPFTCPTCGKGFCRNFDLKKHIRKLHDMSPGPQSPCALPSISAESH encoded by the exons ATGAACAGTGCGCTGTACCACTCAGCAGGATTATTCGGCTCACCATCGGCTTCTGGAAGCTTAACTGCGGGAGGAAACATGATCGCCACGGCCAAGCCACTCGCTTTCTCAATCGAACGGATTATGGCCAGGACACCTGAACCGAAGTCAATGCAGCTCCCCAACGTGTTCCATGCTCCCGGGGGGAAAGCGGACCCAAAGCAAACGCTCAGCGTGAATCCATCCTCACTGCACTGTATGATTCCATTCGTGCCACTTGCCTACGAACCGGCGCACAAACTTCATATCAACGGACTAGATGTAAACCACTTCGATGCTTCCTCATGTAACTCAAACGATCTGGTGAGCATAGGTTTGAATTATAAGAATGAGCATTCGGACGCGACTCAAACAGTTGGACAATATAAACTTTTCCGGCCCCGCGTGGTGAATCAGGCTTCTTTCCACGCGATGGGGGCTATATGTTACCTGAACTGTGGTGAGAGTTCGTGTCCACCTCCAACGGGCATAGTAAATATCCACCCAATGGCCTCTTATTTTTTCAACTCTCCCCTGCAAGGTCGTCAGAAGGCTTGCCTTTCGGAGAAGACCAAAACGAGTCACGGTGCCGACAGGTACCAGTCTGGAATGTCTTTCAAAGACCTGTCTCAAACTCAGCTGCACCAATACATGAAAGAGAGTGCACAGATCCTTACGGAGAAACTATTTAAAACATCCTCAAAACTCAACGGCGCTCCACAGAGCAAGCCGAAAGTGTTTACATGTGAAGTATGCGGCAAG GTGTTCAATGCGCACTATAATCTGACGCGCCACATGCCTGTACACACGGGTGCCAGGCCTTTTGTATGCAAGGTGTGTGGCAAAGGATTCCGCCAAGCCAGCACGCTCTGTCGCCATAAAATCATACATACTCAG GAAAAACCACATAAGTGTAACCAGTGCGGAAAAGCCTTCAACCGAAGTtcaacacttaacacacacgcacggatcCACGCAGGTTACAAGCCTTTCGTCTGCGAATTCTGTGGTAAAGGCTTCCATCAAAAAG GTAACTACAAGAACCACAAGTTGACGCACAGCGGAGAGAAACAGTTCAAGTGCAATATCTGCAACAAAGCTTTCCATCAAGTGTACAACCTGACattccatatgcacacacacaacgacaaGAAGCCCTTCACCTGCCCCACATGCGGCAAAGGCTTCTGCAGGAACTTTGACCTGAAAAAGCACATTAGGAAACTACACGA